In Psychrilyobacter piezotolerans, the following are encoded in one genomic region:
- a CDS encoding ATP:cob(I)alamin adenosyltransferase, translated as MLKINYMIEAKGVIDELNCHLGKAAAMAKIDLPEVVEEVIEIQKNNFLVSYSLNNKTKITSKNISFLENKEKKYKEIVGKFDGFILQGGSLLGAEIHIARAVNRRLFRQVTYCSATGIHVDGVIFDYLNKLSNYLFILSKYINHRLGVEEIKVYGEQ; from the coding sequence ATGTTAAAAATAAACTATATGATAGAAGCCAAGGGAGTCATAGATGAGTTGAATTGTCATTTAGGAAAGGCTGCAGCCATGGCTAAAATCGATCTGCCGGAGGTGGTGGAAGAGGTAATCGAAATCCAAAAAAATAATTTTTTAGTGAGCTATTCTCTGAATAATAAAACCAAAATAACTTCAAAAAATATAAGTTTTCTCGAAAATAAAGAAAAAAAATATAAGGAGATAGTTGGAAAATTTGACGGATTCATCCTTCAGGGAGGAAGCCTTTTGGGAGCAGAAATTCATATTGCCAGGGCAGTAAATAGGAGGTTGTTCAGACAGGTAACTTACTGCAGTGCTACAGGAATCCATGTAGATGGTGTAATTTTTGACTATTTAAATAAACTGTCGAACTACCTTTTTATCTTATCTAAATATATAAATCATAGACTAGGAGTTGAGGAGATAAAAGTTTATGGTGAACAATAA
- a CDS encoding phosphoribosylanthranilate isomerase, with protein sequence MTKIKICGLQRVEDIGMVNKNLPDYVGFIFAESKRKIAKEKAKELIDKLDKRIKTVGVFVDERREDVEKTAKYCRLDILQFHGEETAEYCGQFRGRYEIWKAFSVKNRGIEERLLKYKEHTDLCILDAYNKGVRGGSGKVFNWDLIQGMSKKYKIALAGGITYKNILEAVGKVEPYIIDLSSGVETDGVKDGEKIKNVIQKLRRGGKNE encoded by the coding sequence ATGACCAAAATAAAAATATGCGGATTGCAAAGGGTGGAAGATATCGGGATGGTGAATAAAAATTTACCTGATTATGTGGGATTTATTTTTGCCGAGAGTAAGAGAAAGATCGCTAAAGAAAAAGCTAAAGAATTGATCGACAAACTGGATAAAAGGATAAAAACTGTAGGAGTATTTGTAGATGAAAGAAGAGAAGATGTAGAAAAGACAGCAAAATACTGTAGACTGGATATTCTGCAATTCCACGGGGAAGAAACAGCTGAGTATTGTGGGCAATTCAGAGGCAGATATGAAATCTGGAAGGCGTTTTCGGTAAAGAATAGAGGTATAGAGGAAAGGCTTCTAAAATATAAAGAACATACAGACCTGTGTATTTTAGATGCCTATAATAAAGGGGTCAGAGGCGGAAGTGGTAAAGTTTTCAACTGGGATTTGATCCAGGGGATGAGTAAAAAATATAAGATTGCTCTGGCTGGAGGGATAACTTATAAAAATATATTAGAAGCTGTGGGAAAGGTAGAGCCTTATATTATAGACCTCAGTTCAGGGGTGGAAACAGATGGGGTTAAAGATGGTGAAAAAATAAAGAACGTT
- a CDS encoding ABC transporter ATP-binding protein: protein MKLKIENLSFEIDDTKILNDINFEIKKGEFVGIIGPNGCGKSTLLKNIYNILTPTNGSIFIDNTPIDGFSSKELAKKISTLTQHSGGDFDFSIIDIVLMGRYAHSSIFSSTSKKDLEIAKGALEKVGLSHFEKRSFLSLSGGEQQRVMIARAIAGENDFFILDEPTNHLDIRYQLEIMDIMKSLDITMFSAIHDMNIAATYCDKLILLEEGNIIAIGTPAEVLSKENFKNVFGVEVYLSKNPYTNKLSINYIPKCFSTK, encoded by the coding sequence TTGAAATTAAAAATTGAAAACTTAAGTTTTGAAATAGATGATACAAAAATTTTAAACGATATAAATTTTGAAATAAAAAAAGGCGAATTTGTTGGGATTATAGGTCCCAATGGCTGCGGTAAGTCTACCCTCTTGAAAAATATATATAATATACTGACTCCTACCAATGGCAGTATTTTCATCGACAACACCCCTATAGATGGTTTTTCCTCCAAGGAGTTAGCCAAGAAAATATCCACCCTCACACAGCATTCAGGGGGAGACTTTGACTTTTCCATTATAGATATCGTTCTCATGGGAAGATATGCTCATTCCTCCATATTTTCTTCTACATCTAAAAAAGATCTCGAGATAGCCAAAGGGGCTTTGGAAAAAGTCGGGTTATCTCATTTTGAAAAGAGGAGCTTTTTGAGCCTTTCCGGCGGAGAACAGCAAAGAGTTATGATTGCCCGTGCCATTGCAGGGGAAAATGATTTCTTTATCTTAGATGAACCTACAAATCACCTGGATATCAGATACCAGTTGGAGATAATGGATATTATGAAATCCCTGGATATCACTATGTTTTCTGCAATCCACGATATGAATATTGCAGCTACATATTGTGATAAACTCATCCTTTTAGAGGAGGGGAATATCATAGCTATCGGTACTCCTGCTGAAGTTTTATCCAAGGAAAATTTTAAAAATGTATTCGGTGTAGAAGTATACCTGTCTAAAAATCCCTATACCAATAAACTGTCTATAAATTATATTCCAAAATGCTTTTCCACTAAATAA
- the trpD gene encoding anthranilate phosphoribosyltransferase, with product MIKIIERLVSGENLKESQMTYAMTEIMEGRVSSVHMASFLTALRLKGETSEEISGGAKVMRDKAEQIDLGDRYTVDTCGTGGDGTDTYNISTASAFVTAAGGVAVVKHGNRSVSSQCGSADVLETLGINIGINSKRVKECVEKIDLGFLYAPAFHSSMKYAAAVRKELGFRTIFNMLGPLTNPARANGQVLGVFHENLTGLMAEAMKKLGTEHVLVVHGMDGMDEITVTDRTKVSELKGGKINSYYIEPEDFGMKRRFKEELEGGTPKENAEIIRGIFKGEIREAKKDILLLNSGAALYAGKKASSIQEGVEMAREIIESGKALAKLDELVEMTNR from the coding sequence ATGATTAAAATTATTGAGAGATTAGTCAGTGGTGAAAATCTTAAAGAATCTCAGATGACCTATGCAATGACAGAAATAATGGAAGGGAGGGTGAGCAGCGTTCATATGGCCAGCTTTTTAACAGCTCTAAGATTAAAAGGGGAAACCTCAGAAGAAATAAGTGGTGGAGCTAAGGTTATGAGGGATAAAGCGGAACAGATAGATTTAGGGGATAGATATACTGTGGATACCTGCGGAACAGGGGGAGATGGTACAGACACATACAATATCTCTACAGCATCAGCATTTGTAACAGCTGCTGGAGGAGTAGCAGTAGTAAAACATGGAAATAGGTCGGTATCCAGCCAGTGCGGGAGTGCAGATGTACTGGAAACTTTGGGCATAAATATAGGAATAAATTCAAAAAGGGTAAAAGAATGTGTGGAAAAGATAGATCTGGGATTTCTATATGCTCCTGCATTTCATAGTTCTATGAAATACGCAGCAGCAGTTAGAAAAGAGCTGGGGTTTAGGACGATATTCAATATGCTGGGGCCCCTTACGAATCCTGCCAGAGCCAATGGACAGGTATTGGGAGTATTCCATGAAAATTTAACCGGACTTATGGCAGAGGCTATGAAAAAATTAGGAACTGAACATGTATTGGTTGTTCATGGAATGGATGGAATGGACGAGATAACAGTAACCGATAGAACCAAGGTAAGTGAATTGAAAGGTGGAAAAATTAACTCCTATTATATAGAACCAGAAGATTTTGGAATGAAAAGAAGGTTTAAAGAAGAATTGGAAGGGGGAACTCCTAAAGAAAATGCAGAGATAATAAGGGGAATATTTAAGGGAGAGATAAGAGAAGCAAAAAAAGATATATTACTTCTAAACAGCGGAGCAGCTCTGTATGCAGGAAAAAAAGCATCGTCTATCCAGGAGGGAGTAGAGATGGCCAGAGAGATAATCGAAAGCGGTAAGGCTCTTGCTAAATTAGATGAACTGGTAGAAATGACAAACAGATAA
- a CDS encoding anthranilate synthase component II — protein sequence MIILIDNYDSFTYNLYQYLGRFEKDIRVFRNDEISVKEIDRLNPDKIVISPGPKTPKEAGICIELIKKLYKKYSILGICLGHQAIGEAFGGTVSYAKEIFHGKASKIIHSEDGIFSGITQNTKAARYHSLAIAEETLNEELEIIARTDDGEIMAVRHKKYKIVGLQFHPESVYTPEGMKMIENFVVGGGI from the coding sequence ATGATAATTTTAATAGATAATTACGATTCATTTACATATAACTTATATCAGTATTTAGGAAGGTTTGAAAAAGATATAAGAGTTTTTAGAAATGACGAGATAAGTGTAAAGGAGATAGACAGGCTGAATCCCGATAAGATAGTGATATCTCCGGGGCCTAAGACTCCTAAGGAAGCAGGGATATGCATAGAACTTATAAAAAAATTGTATAAAAAATATTCCATCCTGGGGATATGTCTGGGACATCAGGCTATAGGAGAGGCATTTGGCGGGACTGTATCCTACGCCAAGGAGATATTTCACGGAAAAGCTTCTAAAATAATTCATTCTGAAGATGGAATATTCAGCGGCATAACCCAAAATACAAAGGCGGCAAGATATCATTCCCTGGCTATTGCAGAGGAGACGTTAAATGAAGAGCTGGAGATAATAGCAAGAACTGATGATGGGGAAATAATGGCTGTGAGACATAAAAAATATAAGATTGTAGGATTACAGTTTCATCCTGAATCTGTTTACACACCTGAAGGGATGAAGATGATAGAAAATTTTGTTGTAGGAGGAGGTATATGA
- a CDS encoding FecCD family ABC transporter permease, which translates to MKLKTFFIFLFIGSLATIFALSRGVIKINPVVTLKILINSITDHNLFEVTWNQNLEIILLKLRLPRIFLAFLVGGGLSLVGVLMQALTKNSLADPYILGVSSGASTGAVLSLIIGLNIGGLGTPFMAFLGAITASVLVFRIANIGGNYSSTKLVLTGIAISSMFSSITTFITFSAQNGDLYTALFWIVGSLSGAKWSSIYLLTALLLFVFGVMMFFHRELDILLLGEESSKILGVNTNKIRIIIILTSTLLTGVLVSISGVIGFIGLIIPHISRKLTSSKHRVLIPVSIFLGGFFLTLADTFSRVVMAPNELPVGIVTSFLGAPFFLWIMKKSIYNFNK; encoded by the coding sequence ATGAAATTAAAAACTTTTTTTATCTTCCTATTTATAGGAAGTTTAGCTACGATCTTTGCCCTGTCAAGGGGGGTCATAAAGATAAACCCCGTGGTCACACTAAAAATTCTTATCAATTCCATTACAGATCATAATTTATTTGAGGTCACTTGGAATCAAAATTTAGAAATAATCCTATTAAAACTCCGGTTGCCTCGTATATTTTTAGCTTTCTTAGTAGGCGGCGGACTCTCCTTGGTTGGAGTCCTTATGCAGGCTCTTACAAAGAACTCCCTTGCCGACCCTTATATCTTAGGAGTTTCCAGTGGGGCTTCTACAGGGGCAGTTTTATCCCTTATCATAGGACTTAACATTGGTGGTTTAGGTACTCCATTTATGGCATTTTTAGGAGCTATTACAGCTTCTGTCCTGGTTTTCAGGATTGCTAATATCGGCGGAAATTATAGTTCTACTAAGCTGGTCCTTACAGGAATTGCCATCTCCTCCATGTTTTCCTCTATTACTACTTTCATCACTTTCTCCGCCCAGAACGGAGATCTGTATACAGCATTATTTTGGATTGTAGGTAGTTTAAGCGGGGCTAAATGGTCATCTATCTATCTTTTGACTGCTTTACTGCTATTTGTCTTTGGAGTAATGATGTTTTTTCATCGGGAACTGGATATTTTACTTTTAGGAGAGGAAAGTTCCAAAATTTTAGGAGTCAACACCAATAAGATAAGGATTATAATTATTCTTACATCTACCCTTCTTACAGGGGTCTTAGTTTCTATAAGTGGTGTCATAGGATTTATCGGTCTTATTATTCCCCATATTTCCAGAAAACTAACCAGTTCCAAACACAGGGTTCTTATACCAGTATCCATATTTTTAGGCGGATTTTTTCTTACTCTGGCTGATACTTTTTCCAGGGTAGTGATGGCTCCCAATGAACTTCCTGTAGGAATTGTCACTTCGTTTTTAGGAGCACCATTCTTTTTATGGATCATGAAAAAAAGTATCTATAATTTTAATAAATAA
- a CDS encoding tetratricopeptide repeat protein, which produces MYKLTILLLTILEARITYMAFYLESLKFSNFLILHGLVALVLFFPNQYNKRDIFMSNRLTVAIPFVGIFLYLIDLVFFRGNDFKVVEEGFDFEKYLDKEKFLKEVELREELKLIGANTKGIDEKKEFITKLKPRDIKIRVRMLKKGLVDKDIEVVHYSAVVFNQLSENFEKQLKKYKKLYNKSKLRKDFQNLIGFYGKYLEVGILEGEILKVYREDYIKLLEERILIDDELEDHIKILGMYITLKNYSEAEKRGEKLLEKYINNSRIYEIMAKVYYESDNLEGLKKIYYECLKRDIDNSEVLENIFKICGIER; this is translated from the coding sequence ATGTATAAGTTAACAATATTATTATTGACAATATTAGAAGCCAGGATAACGTATATGGCTTTTTATTTGGAAAGTTTAAAATTTTCTAATTTTTTAATCCTACACGGGTTGGTAGCACTGGTTTTATTTTTCCCCAACCAATATAATAAAAGGGATATTTTTATGTCTAATAGATTAACTGTTGCGATTCCCTTTGTAGGAATATTTCTCTATCTGATAGATCTAGTTTTTTTTAGGGGAAATGATTTTAAGGTAGTAGAGGAAGGTTTTGATTTTGAAAAATATTTAGATAAAGAAAAATTTTTAAAAGAAGTGGAGTTAAGGGAGGAGTTAAAATTAATCGGTGCTAATACTAAAGGAATAGATGAAAAAAAAGAATTTATAACAAAATTAAAACCTCGAGATATAAAAATAAGAGTAAGAATGTTGAAAAAGGGTCTGGTAGATAAAGATATAGAGGTAGTGCATTATTCAGCAGTTGTATTTAATCAGTTATCTGAAAATTTTGAAAAACAGCTAAAAAAATATAAAAAGTTATATAATAAATCGAAATTAAGGAAAGATTTCCAAAATTTAATTGGTTTTTATGGAAAATATTTAGAGGTAGGGATATTAGAGGGGGAAATTCTGAAGGTGTATAGGGAAGATTATATAAAACTCTTAGAAGAACGGATATTAATAGACGACGAGTTAGAAGACCATATAAAAATTTTAGGTATGTATATAACTTTAAAAAATTATTCGGAGGCAGAAAAAAGAGGGGAAAAACTTTTAGAAAAATATATAAACAATTCTAGAATATACGAAATTATGGCAAAAGTTTACTATGAGAGTGATAACTTAGAAGGATTAAAAAAAATATATTATGAGTGCCTAAAAAGGGATATTGATAACTCTGAGGTGTTAGAAAATATATTTAAAATATGTGGAATAGAGAGGTAA
- the trpE gene encoding anthranilate synthase component I: protein MEKKGQMKVYTRVITGDIETPVTVFKKYVGDKVGLLLESRDNKKGRYSFIAKNPFRRLKSYGDEYELDGEKIKKDGKKFMEIVEGYIKEYPLEDEESVYIGGAYGTIGYDMVREYEKLLDENPDNIGTPDSDLMFFKEGIVFDHFHQNLIFTVIEESDREGKLKADVKFMEMEKTLENDLDMKLDPKKERGLEGGLKGNITKEEFMKNVEKAQKYIYEGDVFQVVLSQRWEMETREKSFDLYRKLRITNPSPYLFYINFGDYQIAGSSPEMLVEVKGNKIYTCPIAGTRRRGTSPEEDRILAEDLINDEKEAAEHVMLVDLARNDVGKVSKIDSVEVTQFMKVQNYSHVMHLVSLVEGEKKEKETNFSVLSSILPAGTLSGAPKVRAMEIIEELEKNRRGIYGGAVGYFSYGGNMDTCIAIRTMVIKNEKVYLQAGAGITGDSVPENEYEECRNKIGALVSALNS, encoded by the coding sequence ATGGAAAAGAAAGGGCAGATGAAAGTTTATACAAGGGTAATAACAGGGGACATTGAAACCCCGGTTACTGTCTTTAAAAAATATGTAGGCGATAAAGTGGGCTTGCTCCTTGAAAGCAGGGACAATAAGAAAGGCAGATATTCGTTTATAGCTAAAAATCCATTTAGAAGGCTGAAAAGTTATGGAGATGAATATGAGTTAGATGGTGAAAAGATAAAAAAAGATGGAAAGAAATTTATGGAAATTGTGGAGGGTTATATAAAAGAATATCCTCTAGAGGATGAGGAAAGTGTATATATCGGAGGAGCTTACGGGACCATAGGATACGACATGGTCAGGGAATATGAAAAATTATTGGATGAGAACCCAGATAATATAGGAACCCCAGATTCAGATTTAATGTTTTTTAAAGAAGGGATTGTATTTGATCATTTTCACCAGAATCTTATATTTACAGTGATAGAAGAATCGGATAGAGAGGGAAAATTAAAGGCAGATGTTAAATTTATGGAGATGGAAAAGACCTTGGAAAATGACCTTGATATGAAATTAGATCCTAAGAAAGAAAGGGGACTTGAAGGAGGGTTAAAAGGGAATATAACAAAGGAAGAATTTATGAAAAATGTAGAGAAAGCACAAAAATATATCTATGAAGGGGATGTATTCCAGGTGGTATTGTCACAGAGGTGGGAGATGGAGACAAGGGAAAAATCATTTGACCTATACAGAAAATTGAGGATTACAAACCCCTCTCCATATTTATTTTATATAAATTTTGGAGATTATCAGATAGCTGGAAGTTCCCCTGAGATGCTGGTGGAAGTAAAGGGAAATAAGATATATACCTGCCCAATAGCAGGAACAAGGAGAAGAGGGACAAGTCCGGAAGAAGATAGAATTCTGGCAGAAGACCTGATAAATGATGAAAAGGAGGCAGCGGAACATGTGATGCTGGTGGATCTGGCCCGGAATGATGTGGGGAAAGTTTCAAAGATAGACAGTGTAGAGGTAACTCAATTTATGAAAGTACAAAATTATTCCCATGTGATGCATCTGGTCTCTTTAGTTGAAGGGGAGAAAAAAGAGAAGGAAACCAATTTTTCTGTACTTTCTTCTATCCTGCCGGCGGGAACATTGTCAGGAGCTCCAAAGGTAAGGGCTATGGAAATAATAGAGGAATTAGAAAAAAATAGAAGGGGAATATATGGAGGAGCAGTGGGGTATTTTTCCTATGGAGGGAATATGGATACCTGTATAGCCATTAGAACCATGGTTATAAAAAATGAAAAGGTATATCTGCAGGCAGGAGCAGGGATCACAGGAGATTCTGTTCCGGAAAATGAATATGAGGAGTGCAGGAACAAGATAGGAGCTCTGGTATCGGCACTTAACAGTTAA
- a CDS encoding TonB-dependent receptor has product MIKRAGVLALILACTVYANDVNEDQYFEESGVIRLEETTISGDGFENTVRNTPKNITIITAEDIKESGAKNVVEAVKSVPGVKISEGMSNTGVIDIRGQGANYNRNTAIILDGVKMNPIDMSNFNLYSIPIETVEKIEIIPSGASVVYGDNTVGGAVNIITKTGKGKDSLTLQTEAGSYNQLNSNVGFSTTAGKFKVFGNAGRKNTDGYRDNAFLKSDDVMAGTKYQINEANALTLKYDYHKDHMGFPGSLSEDQIDHDRTQASSADDWGKNESHRFNLGYNYKQDNLEIINNVNYYKNNYNSYMWGSETEKDTNNLSNDFKIKYNTDRNKVIAGFDILEGKVENSRNTDTWAKKQSIGGFISDTYSLTDKLDFTGGIRQQHTKFKYSVSDEDKTYNNTIYDLALNYKYSDTGSTFISYGTDFRTPTTDELLQTYGGIQFNSDLEPQTGENFEIGVKDYIAETFVSASVFHKIVKDEIYYNSNTRTNTNYDEDNKKIGFELLAERKIMKKLTLTTSYSYLESKIDGGEDKGNETPGVPNHKFSIGAKYDFTEKLKSNLLLNYVGSSYAFGDETNEESKVDSYTTLDLNLSYKINDSFDIYGGIKNLTDEEYYEYVGESSWSGRYYYPAPERRYYVGFRYTM; this is encoded by the coding sequence ATGATAAAAAGAGCAGGGGTTTTAGCCCTTATTTTGGCATGCACAGTTTATGCCAATGACGTGAATGAGGATCAGTATTTTGAGGAAAGCGGAGTAATCAGATTAGAGGAAACAACAATATCCGGAGACGGTTTTGAAAACACGGTAAGAAATACACCTAAAAATATTACCATAATTACTGCAGAGGATATAAAGGAAAGCGGAGCTAAAAATGTAGTGGAAGCAGTAAAATCAGTACCAGGAGTAAAAATAAGTGAGGGGATGAGCAACACAGGGGTAATCGATATCAGGGGGCAGGGAGCTAATTATAATAGAAATACAGCTATTATCTTAGACGGGGTAAAGATGAATCCTATCGATATGTCGAATTTTAACCTGTACAGCATACCTATTGAAACAGTAGAAAAAATAGAGATAATCCCAAGCGGGGCTTCTGTAGTCTACGGGGATAATACCGTAGGGGGAGCTGTAAATATCATTACTAAAACTGGTAAAGGAAAAGACAGTTTGACTCTTCAGACGGAAGCAGGATCATATAACCAGTTAAATTCAAATGTAGGATTTAGTACTACAGCAGGGAAATTTAAGGTTTTTGGAAATGCCGGAAGAAAAAATACCGACGGGTACAGGGATAATGCATTCTTAAAATCAGACGATGTAATGGCAGGGACAAAATATCAGATAAATGAGGCCAATGCCTTAACACTAAAATATGACTATCATAAAGATCATATGGGATTCCCCGGATCGTTATCGGAAGATCAAATAGATCATGACAGAACACAGGCTAGCTCAGCGGATGACTGGGGTAAGAATGAATCCCATAGATTTAATCTGGGATATAACTATAAGCAGGATAATTTAGAGATAATAAATAATGTAAATTATTATAAAAATAATTATAATTCTTATATGTGGGGATCAGAAACTGAAAAAGATACAAATAACTTATCCAATGATTTTAAAATTAAATATAATACCGACAGAAATAAAGTTATAGCCGGATTTGATATTCTGGAAGGTAAGGTTGAAAATTCAAGAAACACAGATACTTGGGCTAAAAAGCAGAGTATAGGCGGGTTTATATCGGATACTTACAGTCTTACGGATAAATTGGATTTCACAGGGGGAATCAGACAGCAGCATACTAAATTTAAATATTCTGTAAGTGATGAAGATAAGACGTATAATAATACAATCTATGATCTGGCATTAAACTATAAATACTCAGATACCGGTTCAACTTTTATCAGCTATGGAACTGATTTCAGGACTCCTACAACGGATGAACTTTTACAAACTTATGGAGGAATCCAGTTTAACAGTGATTTAGAACCTCAAACTGGGGAAAACTTTGAGATCGGGGTAAAGGATTATATTGCAGAGACCTTTGTCAGTGCATCGGTATTTCATAAAATAGTAAAAGATGAGATATATTATAATTCAAATACAAGGACTAATACTAACTATGACGAAGACAATAAAAAAATAGGTTTTGAATTGTTGGCTGAGAGAAAAATTATGAAAAAATTAACCTTGACTACATCTTATTCTTATTTAGAATCCAAGATAGACGGGGGAGAAGATAAAGGTAATGAAACTCCAGGAGTGCCTAATCATAAGTTCTCCATAGGAGCAAAATATGATTTCACGGAAAAGTTGAAGTCTAATTTACTATTAAACTATGTAGGGTCATCTTATGCATTTGGTGATGAGACTAATGAGGAAAGCAAGGTAGATTCCTATACGACTTTAGATCTTAATTTATCATATAAGATAAATGATTCTTTCGATATTTACGGAGGAATAAAGAATTTAACCGATGAAGAATACTATGAATATGTAGGAGAAAGCTCATGGTCAGGAAGATATTATTATCCAGCACCAGAGAGAAGATATTATGTAGGATTCAGATATACAATGTAA
- the trpC gene encoding indole-3-glycerol phosphate synthase TrpC, which yields MILERIVERKKMRLKELNLDIKLLKEKAERSEPGPSFIESLQKKGLSIIGEVKRASPSKGVIKENFDPLELAVEYENCVDAVSVLTEEDFFLGSPEYLKKITDAVGIPALRKDFIIEEVQIYEAKILGASAILLITAILEEKTLKKFIQTAESLGMDALVEVHAKEGIETAIRAGAQIIGINNRDLKTFEVDLNTTVELAKLIPKNKVIVSESGIKNQMDIEKLKKAGIDGVLIGEVFMRCDDIGKLAEKFRGKG from the coding sequence ATGATCTTAGAAAGGATAGTAGAAAGAAAGAAGATGAGGCTGAAGGAGTTAAATTTAGACATAAAACTGCTAAAGGAAAAAGCTGAAAGGTCAGAACCCGGACCTAGTTTTATAGAATCACTTCAAAAAAAAGGCTTATCCATAATCGGGGAGGTGAAAAGAGCATCTCCATCTAAGGGGGTGATAAAAGAAAATTTTGATCCATTGGAATTAGCTGTGGAATATGAAAATTGTGTAGATGCAGTTTCTGTACTGACAGAGGAAGATTTTTTCCTGGGAAGCCCGGAATATTTAAAAAAAATAACAGATGCGGTGGGGATCCCTGCCCTGAGGAAGGATTTTATAATAGAAGAGGTTCAAATTTATGAGGCAAAAATATTAGGAGCTTCAGCAATACTTTTAATAACAGCAATTTTAGAAGAAAAGACATTGAAAAAATTTATACAGACAGCTGAAAGTTTGGGGATGGATGCCCTGGTAGAGGTCCATGCAAAAGAGGGAATTGAGACAGCCATCAGGGCAGGAGCTCAGATAATAGGGATAAATAACAGGGATTTAAAAACCTTTGAAGTGGACCTGAATACAACGGTAGAGCTGGCAAAATTAATTCCAAAAAATAAGGTGATAGTCTCTGAGAGCGGGATAAAAAATCAGATGGATATAGAAAAGTTAAAAAAAGCAGGGATAGACGGAGTTCTGATCGGAGAAGTATTTATGAGGTGTGATGATATAGGGAAATTAGCAGAAAAATTTAGGGGGAAAGGATGA